Proteins co-encoded in one Xyrauchen texanus isolate HMW12.3.18 chromosome 19, RBS_HiC_50CHRs, whole genome shotgun sequence genomic window:
- the LOC127659949 gene encoding melatonin receptor type 1A-A-like produces MNINGSRLMNSSLLSPYEITLNHPPWVATTLGSFLIFTIVVDILGNLLVILSVYRNKKLRNAGNIFVVSLSVADLVVAVYPYPLVLVSIFHNGWNLGFVHCQISGFLMGLSVIGSIFNITGIAINRYCYICHSFKYDKLYSDKNSLCYVILIWILTVVAIVPNFYVGSLQYDPRIYSCTFAQSASSAYTIAVVFFHFILPIMIVTYCYLRIWILVIQVRRRVKPDFRPKLTPHDIRNFVTMFVVFVLFAVCWAPLNFIGLAVAMDPVRFGPLIPEWFFVSSYFMAYFNSCLNAIVYGLLNQNFRREYKKIIVSLCTARMFFPESSNDAVERIKSKPSPLMTNNNQVKVDSV; encoded by the exons atgaatataaatggaaGCCGATTGATGAACAGTTCTTTGCTGAGCCCTTACGAGATCACTCTGAATCATCCTCCCTGGGTTGCCACAACTTTGGGGAGCTTTCTGATCTTCACTATCGTGGTTGATATATTGGGAAACCTATTGGTGATCTTATCCGTGTACAGAAACAAGAAACTTAGGAACGCAG gGAACATATTTGTGGTAAGCCTATCGGTAGCTGatctggtggtagccgtgtacCCTTATCCACTGGTTCTAGTGTCCATTTTCCATAATGGATGGAATTTGGGATTTGTCCACTGCCAGATCAGTGGATTCCTGATGGGACTGAGCGTGATTGGATCTATATTTAACATCACTGGCATCGCCATCAACCGCTACTGCTATATCTGCCATAGTTTCAAGTACGACAAGCTATACAGTGACAAGAACTCTCTTTGCTATGTCATTCTCATCTGGATATTAACTGTGGTTGCTATAGTGCCAAATTTTTACGTAGGCTCCCTGCAGTATGACCCCAGGATCTACTCTTGCACGTTTGCGCAGTCGGCAAGTTCAGCGTATACCATCGCCGTGGTCTTCTTCCATTTCATTCTTCCAATTATGATTGTGACTTACTGCTACCTAAGAATCTGGATCTTAGTGATTCAGGTGAGGAGACGCGTCAAACCGGACTTCCGGCCTAAGCTCACGCCGCACGACATAAGGAATTTCGTCACTATGTTTGTAGTGTTCGTACTTTTTGCTGTGTGTTGGGCCCCTCTCAATTTTATTGGCCTGGCGGTCGCCATGGACCCCGTTCGGTTTGGGCCTCTTATCCCAGAGTGGTTTTTTGTATCCAGTTATTTCATGGCCTATTTTAACAGCTGCCTTAATGCCATAGTCTACGGACTGCTAAACCAGAACTTCAGAAGAGAgtacaaaaaaattatagtttcacTCTGCACTGCAAGGATGTTCTTCCCAGAGAGTTCAAATGATGCTGTAGAGCGGATCAAAAGCAAGCCATCCCCATTAATGACAAATAACAACCAAGTAAAAGTAGACTCTGTATGA